One window from the genome of Salvia splendens isolate huo1 chromosome 9, SspV2, whole genome shotgun sequence encodes:
- the LOC121746880 gene encoding uncharacterized protein LOC121746880: MDLSLPDSLDDVTSFASKTGYHTQDDLMSDFSPFHGHDILEEDALNEKSCMQVLKIWIDKADEDIVKLEEDILMLQCQLAWDDEKWSKQCTVSLREKTDHLDILIQRLKKDNNGNNIQSETEELPPRLHDLLKPLMESYLAKSEQAETSMPQMPVPPDVEHNKKTEENASTIMLKTYERKGKSTELEDKKICLPQQKKDAVIRNFDASADKCTSDEVSEKVVNKPSTLERRRMPNLLHTQLELPDPMVKELSASMSVEKATSREIEEKKNNYDKASSEAKVIRGKIRHKIKADYVKARTEPLSKAGKSRVSYERSICENPLSVKPSVKTVKTKGRNTKILQIQAAVKDLATEMKNPSLNDRTKQVNSARMESEECQIQVQQKASKEWQQIVQNPQPVVHEVHVMVAKNDGVSKKETEQQVSKNDVAGLSEGTAASNLFPQEPLSAQTTSQKGGLKISLMKHAKTKCDASNSTAEEATDGAKNVPHNPPSSCMKTTEKLSLSNLKAIAKSRKIRGPCSLNDRTKQVNSERMESEECQIQVQQKESKEWQQIVQNPQPVVHEVHVMGAKKDGVSKKETEQQVSKNDVAGPSEGTAASNLLSQEPLSSQISLMKHAKMKCDASNSMAEDATAGAKNVPHNPPASCIKTMEKLSLSNLRAIAKSRKTRGYSRLKKEELLKLLGCE, translated from the exons ATGGATTTATCTCTTCCAGACTCATTAGACGATGTAACATCCT TTGCATCCAAGACCGGATACCATACTCAAGACGATTTGATGAGCGACTTTTCGCCTTTTCATGGGCATG ATATACTGGAGGAAGATGCTTTGAATGAGAAATCTTGTATGCAAGTGCTGAAGATATGGATTGACAAAGCAGATGAAGATATTGTAAAACTTGAAGAAGATATATTGATGCTTCAGTGCCAACTGGCTTGGGATGATGAGAAGTGGTCTAAACAGTGCACTGTTTCTTTGAGAGAAAAGACTGATCATCTTGATATTTTGATACAACGCTTGAAGAAGGACAATAATGGAAACAACATCCAATCAGAAACTGAGGAACTTCCACCAAGATTACATGATCTTCTGAAGCCTTTGATGGAAAGTTACTTAGCAAAGAGTGAGCAA GCAGAAACCAGTATGCCACAGATGCCTGTTCCACCGGATGTTGAACATAACAAGAAAACAGAAGAAAATGCATCCACCATCATGCTCAAAACCTATGAGAGAAAGGGCAAGTCCACAGAGCTTGAAGATAAGAAAATATGCCTTCCCCAACAA AAGAAAGATGCAGTTATCAGAAACTTTGATGCAAGTGCTGACAAGTGTACAAGCGACGAGGTCTCTGAAAAGGTAGTAAATAAGCCAAGCACTCTAGAACGAAGGAGAATGCCAAATTTGCTCCACACACAGTTAGAG CTACCAGATCCCATGGTGAAGGAATTAAGTGCAAGTATGTCTGTAGAGAAAGCTACATCAAGGGAAATTGAAGAGAAGAAAAATAACTACGACAAGGCTAGCTCAGAGGCAAAAGTCATTCGAGGCAAGATTCGACATAAAATCAAG GCGGATTACGTGAAAGCCAGAACTGAACCTTTGAGTAAGGCAGGGAAATCAAGGGTGTCATACGAGCGCTCTATCTGTGAGAATCCACTCTCTGTTAAGCCTTCAGTGAAAACAGTGAAAACGAAAGGAAGAAATACAAAAATTTTACAAATACAAGCAGCAGTGAAGGATCTTGCAACAGAAATGAAGAACCCCTCATTGAATGACAGAACCAAGCAAGTGAACAGTGCAAGAATGGAATCGGAGGAGTGTCAAATTCAAGTGCAACAGAAGGCAAGCAAGGAATGGCAACAAATTGTTCAAAACCCACAGCCAGTAGTACATGAAGTACACGTGATGGTGGCGAAAAATGATGGAGTTTCAAAAAAAGAAACTGAGCAGCAGGTGAGTAAAAACGATGTTGCTGGCCTATCAGAAGGCACTGCAGCATCAAATTTGTTTCCACAAGAGCCTCTGAGTGCACAAACCACAAGCCAGAAAGGAGGTCTCAAAATCTCTCTGATGAAACATGCTAAGACCAAGTGTGATGCCTCAAATAGCACGGCTGAGGAAGCCACAGATGGGGCGAAGAACGTGCCTCATAATCCGCCATCTTCATGCATGAAGACTACTGAGAAATTATCACTTAGCAATCTCAAGGCCATTGCAAAGAGTCGAAAGATACGCGGCCCCTGCTCATTGAATGACAGAACCAAGCAAGTGAACAGTGAAAGAATGGAATCGGAGGAGTGTCAAATTCAAGTGCAACAGAAGGAAAGCAAGGAATGGCAACAAATTGTTCAAAACCCACAGCCAGTAGTACATGAAGTACACGTGATGGGGGCGAAAAAAGATGGAGTTTCAAAAAAAGAAACTGAGCAGCAGGTGAGTAAAAACGATGTAGCTGGCCCATCAGAAGGCACTGCAGCATCAAATTTGTTGTCACAAGAGCCTCTGAGTTCACAAATCTCCCTGATGAAACATGCTAAGATGAAGTGTGATGCCTCAAATAGCATGGCTGAGGACGCCACAGCTGGGGCGAAGAACGTGCCCCATAATCCGCCGGCTTCATGCATCAAGACTATGGAGAAATTATCACTTAGCAATCTCAGGGCCATTGCAAAGAGTCGAAAGACACGCGGCTACTCTAGACTTAAGAAGGAAGAGCTGCTAAAACTTCTTGGCTGCGAGTGA
- the LOC121748962 gene encoding calcium-binding protein CBP-like, protein MSNYPHQNPSGAGYPYGAPPPSSQSYPSAPYGAPPPPGQASPYAPVASPYGAPSAPPGAPNQSYGGYPPPAYGSPFAALTPSVFPPGTDPSVISCFQMADQDGSGFIDDKELQRALSSYNQSFSLRTVHLLIYLFTNTNTRKIGPKEFTQVFYSLQSWRAIFERFDRDRSGKIDTNELREALLSLGFSVSPVVLELLVSKFDKSGGKNKAIEYDNFIECCLTVKGLTEKFKEKDTSLSGSATFTYESFMLTVLPFLIA, encoded by the exons ATGTCGAATTACCCTCACCAAAATCCCTCCGGCGCCGGCTACCCCTACGGCGCCCCGCCTCCTTCCTCGCAGTCCTACCCATCCGCTCCTTACGGCgctcctccgcctcccggccaAGCCTCCCCCTACGCCCCCGTCGCCTCCCCCTACGGCGCCCCCTCCGCTCCCCCTGGCGCGCCAAATCAGTCCTACGGCGGCTACCCGCCGCCAGCGTACGGAAGCCCCTTCGCCGCGCTCACTCCGTCGGTTTTCCCGCCCGGCACTGATCCGAGCGTGATCTCCTGCTTTCAGATGGCCGATCAGGACGGGAGTGGATTCATCGATGATAAGGAGCTTCAGCGCGCGCTCTCGTCGTATAACCAGAGCTTCAGTTTGAGGACCGTGCATCTGCTTATATATCTTTTTACCAACACTAACACCAGAAAAATAG GTCCAAAAGAATTCACTCAAGTCTTTTACAGTCTTCAGAGCTGGAGG GCAATATTTGAGAGATTCGACAGGGACAGAAGTGGCAAGATTGACACGAACGAGCTGAGGGAGGCCCTCCTCAGTCTCGGATTCTCAGTGTCACCGGTGGTTCTGGAGTTGCTGGTCTCCAAGTTTGACAAAAGTGGTGGCAAAAACAAGGCCATTGAATACGACAATTTCATCGA GTGTTGTCTCACTGTGAAG GGACTGACTGAGAAATTCAAGGAGAAGGATACCTCATTGTCTGGTTCAGCAACTTTTACCTATGAATCCTTCATGTTAACCGTTTTACCTTTCCTTATTGCTTAG
- the LOC121749336 gene encoding uncharacterized protein LOC121749336, giving the protein MNLQLKLIRTKKFLKVWNREVFGNIIQNLKDAEQAVLGAQTLYDTDPTPAHRTEFSRVSAELIITAKMEEEFWRQKAAIRWAAEGERNSKFFHGGSVFAAAGKEVRDAVFGISGDSVSGPDGFTSLFFQSCWDNVGRDVIATVGDFFSGAFMPRSFTATMIVLIPKKPNPVTWGDFRPISLCNVTSKINTKILASRLAPLLPLVIAPNQSGFIKGRLISDNALLAQELIHDLGKELSSRGSSSNLALKLDMAKAYDRVQWSFLLKIDQGDREMVYRCRKKAPVITHLFYADDIIIFSRAHREAVKKLVGCLDHYIVVSGQLVNNGKTHFYLANDHMEFADMVGEVGGFQRGVMPFTYLGVPIFRGAMRAYHLLPLRQRLM; this is encoded by the exons ATGAACCTCCAGCTCAAGCTCATCAGGACCAAGAAGTTCTTAAAGGTCTGGAACAGAGAGGTATTTGGCAACATCATCCAAAACCTAAAGGATGCAGAGCAGGCAGTTCTTGGGGCACAAACTTTATATGATACTGATCCGACACCAGCACATAGAACCGAATTCAGTAGAGTGTCTGCAGAGCTCATCATCACGGCTAAGATGGAGGAAGAATTTTGGAGGCAAAAGGCGGCGATTAGATGGGCTGCTGAAGGAGAAAggaattccaaattcttccatg GAGGCTCTGTGTTTGCCGCCGCGGGAAAAGAGGTTAGAGATGCAGTGTTTGGGATAAGTGGTGATAGTGTGTCTGGGCCGGATGGGTTCACTTCGTTGTTCTTTCAGTCATGCTGGGACAATGTTGGGAGGGATGTGATTGCAACTGTGGGAGACTTCTTCAGTGGGGCGTTTATGCCCCGAAGCTTCACGGCGACCATGATCGTCCTCATTCCGAAGAAGCCTAACCCGGTCACTTGGGGAGATTTTAGACCGATCAGCCTCTGCAACGTTACGAGCAAGATCAACACAAAGATCCTTGCCTCGAGACTTGCACCTCTACTACCCCTTGTCATTGCACCGAATCAGAGTGGGTTCATCAAGGGCCGCCTGATTAGCGACAATGCTCTTCTGGCTCAAGAGTTGATACATGACCTGGGTAAGGAGCTCTCGAGTAGAGGGAGCTCGTCCAATCTGGCTCTCAAGCTGGATATGGCAAAGGCGTATGATAGAGTCCAGTGGTCGTTTCTGCTCAAG ATTGATCAAGGGGATAGAGAGATGGTTTATAGATGCCGGAAAAAGGCTCCCGTTATCACCCACCTCTTCTATGCGGATGATATCATCATTTTCTCAAGGGCTCATAGAGAGGCGGTGAAGAAGTTAGTTGGATGCCTGGATCACTACATAGTCGTGTCTGGTCAGCTGGTAAACAATGGGAAGACACACTTCTATTTGGCGAATGATCACATGGAGTTCGCTGACATGGTGGGGGAGGTTGGAGGATTTCAGAGAGGTGTGATGCCTTTTACATACCTTGGTGTCCCGATTTTCCGAGGAGCGATGAGGGCATACCATCTTTTACCCCTTAGGCAGAGGCTGATgtag
- the LOC121749337 gene encoding uncharacterized protein LOC121749337, which yields MTSQFLVWNAQGVANARMKRHLRYLIREHKILFAAVIEPQRTPPALGRKFQGLRFAGSNESGHIWILAHDDWIVEVVDDSRQALHVKVSAAVFLLPIYITIVYGRDTRETRHALWEKLGDISLAVEGRPWLVGGDFNMFLTNEKRQGSDTDGHRDMMEFADAIAECQLIDPGFDGPIFTWHRGGFGRGWTAS from the coding sequence ATGACGAGCCAGTTCCTAGTGTGGAACGCGCAGGGTGTGGCGAATGCCCGCATGAAGAGACATCTGAGATATCTAATTCGGGAACATAAGATTTTGTTTGCAGCAGTGATTGAACCACAGAGGACACCGCCAGCTTTAGGAAGGAAATTTCAGGGCCTTCGGTTTGCGGGATCTAATGAAAGTGGTCACATTTGGATTCTTGCTCATGACGATTGGATAGTGGAAGTGGTTGATGACTCCAGACAGGCTTTACACGTTAAGGTCTCTGCCGCAGTCTTCCTACTCCCAATCTACATCACCATAGTCTATGGGCGGGATACGAGAGAGACGAGACATGCACTTTGGGAAAAGTTGGGGGACATCTCGCTGGCTGTGGAGGGCAGACCGTGGCTTGtgggaggggacttcaacatgTTTCTAACCAATGAAAAGAGGCAAGGGAGTGACACAGATGGACACAGAGACATGATGGAGTTTGCCGATGCTATTGCTGAGTGCCAGCTGATCGACCCGGGGTTTGATGGTCCGATCTTCACGTGGCACAGGGGGGGCTTTGGGAGAGGTTGGACCGCATCTTGA